AGCTTGTTTTTTCTgaggagggactaaaatcaaaagtcACTGCAAACAtagggaccaatttgaccattatatataaaagaaactaAAGGGCATCACTTCTCTTTTAATGAATGCACTATAATTTTCTCCTTCGTCAAAGAACTAACGGTGGGCAAGTATCAAATTGGCCCATCGGTGGACCAGGGTTTTTGACTGGTTTTTTCAGGTTACTGGGTTTGTGGCAGTATTTTGCTTTTTGACTGGTTTTTTCAGGTTACTGGGTTTGTGGCAGTATTTTGCTTAATTTCAAATAAGGGCTTGTAAAATAACGTAAATTGTAAACACCCCAATGCAATCCTAAGGTGTGTCCTATGGTTTCCATCATCTTCTCATCCCTTCGTATCAATGGCTATCTGCTACTTTGTGACGAAACATGTTAGTACAAATAAAGTATCGATCAGATCTGAATGATTTTTTTGATTAATAGGTCCATTGTTCggaattttgttttttctatcGAATTCATaatttgggttgggttgggtgtGTAAAACTGATATGAGGAACAGATGTATTCATAAATTACATTGTTGAGCTTCGTACATAGTATCTGGGTCGTAATCTTGTAACAAATATTGAGGATTATTTACCTCTTAATCGAGTATGTGGAAAATGATATCGAGTACGTTGGTTCTGAGTTACTGTTGTCCCTTTGCTATAGATTTTTCATCAATTGGTGAAGGGAAAAATGTTGCTGGAATTCTGTCATCACCCACACCAACCCTGTCGGAGTCAATTGGTGAGGATGAAGCGGAACTTACATCTTTGTGGAAGCCCTCTTGACCGCTGCGATGATACTCCCAACAATGAGAACTCAGGCCGAAATGAGTCATCAGTAATGATAATTTATGCTATTTCAACATCAGCTGCAATTGCACTCTTGGTGCTTTCACTCAGAATCTTCTGCAGAAACAAGCAAGAATTCTTTAGGAAAAACAGTGAAGTGACTTATGTTTACTCTTCATCACAAAGGCGGCCACTTTTTAAACTACATGCATGCTCCTGGAAAGAGAGATTTCAGGTGGGAAGACATCATGGATGCCACAAACAAACTAAGTGATGACTTCATGATTGGTTCAAGGAAAATCTACAAAGCTGAATTGGTTACTGAAGATACAGTTGCTGTCAAGAAGATTTCATCAAAAGATGATTTCCTTTTCGATAAAAGCTTCATGAGAGAGGTATCTGGTGAAGCTAATAGGATATTGTAGCAGTAAAGGCAAAGGAGCAGGTTGGAATCTGCTGATATATGAGTACATGAAGAATGGGAGTGTGTGGGATTGGCTTCAGGGTAAACCAGCCAAGGAGAGTAAAGTAAAGAAGAGCCTTGATTGTGAGACAAGGTTGAAAATTGTTGTGGGACTGGCTCAAGGAGTGGAGTACCTCCATCATGATTGTGTGCCAAATATCATTCCCAGGGACATCAAATCTAGCAATGTATTGCTAGATTCTAAAATGGAGGCACACTTGGGAGATTTTGGACTGGCAAAAGCTCTGATTGAGAATTATGATGACTCCAATACTGAGTCAAATTCTTGGTTTGCTGGGTCTTACGGCTACATGGCTCCAGGTATTGAACTATTGATCAAACTGCTGATTTGAATTGATCTTAAACTATTTTCTGTCTAACTTCAATCACTAATCAAAGTTGGTTAAATTTGGCTTGTTTTCAGAGCATGCATTCTCCCTGCAGGCAACAGAAAAAAGTGATGTTTACAGCATGGGAGTCGTTCTTATGGAACTTTTAGCGGTAGAATGCCAACAAGTTTTGGACCAGACATGAACATAGTGAGATGGGTGGAGATGCATATTGGTATGCATGGCTCTTCCCGTGAGGAATTGATAGACTCTGTGCTGAAACCTCTTTTACCTGGCAAAAACCTTGCTACATTCCAAGTACTTGAGATAGCCCTACAATGCACTAAAATTACACCCCAGGATAGGCCCATCTTCAAGGAAAGTATATTCAACAGCAGAATAGTCAAGTTCGAGAAGAAAAATTTGGATCGTTACAAGTGAAGTTATATCCAAAGGACTGAAAGACTTGGGGTCCATGATACTTCTtacttcatttattgtttttctttttcacattgTGTAGATTTTGTGTGGATAAGCACTGGTACAGATGTTGTGGCAAGTACCTTCAAGAATCATTgtaaattcttttattttaagtCTTCTAAATACGAGACAACATGAAACGATATGTTTGGCTCACAAAACTACACATGCCAAAAGTTATAAATAGAAAGTTGACCTGAAATTTGATGTTTTAGTTTTACATTTTTCTTCTAAATGTTCATATTTCCCATTTTATCACTCCTTTCAATGATACTGAACGTAAAATAATTGACATTAGTTTGCCAGTTTGTCATTAAGAAATACTCgagaaattcagaaaatgaatCAATATACCAGTGCAGTTGTAGATAAAACAGATGATTGCGACAAATAGGTGACTTGGGGGATAACCGATTCTCCCTATAGGTTCACAACTCAAGATTTACAATGTGAACCTACCGGGAAAATCGGttataatttataaaagatCTTCACGAAACGCGGGACGTTAATGGATGCATTTACACTAGGACAACCAAAAGTGTCATtcccataaaaattaatctacCCATTAGCAAAAGTCTCACTCAAAATAACTTCAATGTTAAAATGCAAATAATTTACAAGGAAGCCATTCATTTCAGCGCAGTCAAAACGAGCAAAGCATTGCAGGTTTAAAATCTTAAATCAGTTTAGCCACACTTTGTTAAGATTCATGGATGAATGATAGATAAATCATGTTTATGAGGATTACTTATCCATCTAAAGTATCAACTGATCGTCTGATCTTCACATAATTCTGGCCAAAAAGTTGTTGTGTAGAAACACCTCCGCATACCACATCACATCCTTTTCAAATCTGTGCTAGACTCTAACTAATATTTTACAAATGCCTGGTCTGAAAGGTTGATTCATTCTCCAAAATCACCAGACCTGAGGTATGCAAACAGTAGATAAAAGATATCGATGACACAAAATAGTTGTGATAATACACCAAGTTTATTCGATTGAATCATGCTATTAATGATAACATAAGCCCATAACTTTATCATCAAAATAGTTTCACAGCTTGCTGAATACATGTAGGTTTGCTTTACTTTCTTTATCAATCACTAACTGCACCAAATGTATAACGTTTTAATCTTTACAATAACCAACATGTGCTAAGATGGCCAATACCTGACTCATTGAACCTCAGGGAAGGCAATGTGATTCACACAAATTCAAACCTATAAACAATGGTGCAAACTCATGGGGACACAGGTCAATCTTAATGGCATCATGGCTAAATAAGGTCACCAAAATTATTCATTCAGTTACTGTATCATGGGGTCACAATGAGTGAATCATGGTTCCTGAATTCATTACAACAACTGTGAGCTGCACTTCCCAACAAACTGGCAATGTACGTTGAACCCAGTTTCTGTGGGGCATTTCATCGAACAATTGGCATGCTGTTGTACCCAACTCACCAGCACCAGTTCTTTGCCTGTGGGGAATTTCCTCGAACAGGTGACATGCGATTGTCGCCAACTCACGCAACGCCAGTTCAGAATCCTCCACAACCCTCTGCGTCAAATAACAACAAATCGTAAACGCTACGAACGCGTGGGTGTCCCCTTATTTCTCTGTCTTCCACAACCAAATATTCGTGTGCTTCATCTCTCTACACCACCGCTTCAACGTTTTTTTATCAAACAAATGGAGATGATTTCATTTCGAAAAAACTCAGTCACAGCTTTACACTACAACAATGGCGGTTTTTTATTACGAAAGGGACGAACGGGACATTCACAAAAGACAATATAGTGAACAGTGAAGGAAGGGACCACAACCAATATGACATCAAGTGGTGATACAAAGGTACAGGGGTACCTTAGcaaattttcaaaattccaTGAATAATGTCTTCTTCACCTGATTGCCAAGTTGTAGGTTCATCATCCTGACCACACactttaaatattaatatatttatggTGTATAACCCtggtccacccatggaccaATTTGAATCTTGctcaccctagtgggcaccagaACTAACAAAGGAAGTTAAAGAGGGGAGAAAATCCATGCACTAATAGAACAACAATGTGTGTTTAGGATATTGTATGTTTGTTACCTTGTGTGAGCATTGTATGTTGTATGGGCACGTTCTATGTTAATTACTTAACTCTATAGAAAGAAGTTGACTATTGCACTATTTTCTTCTTGTGGGTGTACTTTGGGCGTCTCCACCAGACGATGGCGGGTAACCTACTAATTTGCGATGTGCTCTCTGGAGTCAACTCCAAGTGTTGTAGATGAGGATCCTAATGAAGAGGAGAATCTACTTGAGATGTCGACGATGTGAAATGATCAGGGTGTTTATGAATGCTTTGTATTGTTATTCTGTTATTTAATCTTATAAAAGGAGGTTTGCGGGTAACGTATGTATTGTGGAAAGAAAATATCTTCAGGAAGTAAAAAGGGTGTTATTTGCATAATTGACTATTCACTGTTATCTTGAAAAAACTATTTTCACCAAGAGTTTTTGTTATATATGTTTCATGGTTACATTTGACTCAGTTGATCATGGGTATATAGCTAATTGCATTCCGACCTATTTATGCATGTTTCATTtcgagaaaaaaaattacccaTGGTTCACCGAGTAAGACAATCAGCCGCCGAGTTGCCTTCTCGATTGGTAAATTGAAACTTCACCTCAAGGTGAGACAAAATACTCCAACGAATCTAATTAACCATCTCCAAATATCGGGACGCATAGGTTGCATGCGACAGTAAAGCCTCAATAGCCTCGACAGAGTCACTCTCAGTAATCACATTGTAAAGGGAGTCCTAAACGATTTGAGGTGCATATTCTTCTGCATAAACCTCTGGTCCAATTCCCATCGCCATCTTAGAAAACTTCACCACAACTAGCCTTACCTATTGTGGCACACCTAGCCATCAACATTTAATTTCAGCTACCCCACACAAGGAAACAACCAACATAAACTGGAACTATTACTTGGGCCAGATTCTAGGAGCTCCATGTTTGCATATAAGTCATTGTACCAAACTGAATTTGTTGTCCACTGTTGCGTCACTCCACTACACCTATTCGAAAATCACAGCATTCCGCATCTTCCACAAGCTCCAAGTTGCGTTCACGAATAGTCTTCTCCAGGATGCTCCGTCCCAATCACAACTAGCTCTCAAATTTCCAAGGAGCCATTGTTGGAGATTTTGCGATAAGAAAGAAAACCTCGAACGAACACCAGACATTGATCGCCACATTTATGCAACCTCTGCACAATCACAGAAGGCATGAGGAGTGGTTTCATGTTGGGTACCGCACAAGGGACAAAGGTCGTTCTCCAAAATGTGCCAATGAATCCTTTTCTCATTGGTCATGATACCTCCATTCTCTATCTCTCACAAGAACAACTTCACTCGTTGTTCCCCTTTCCAATGCTAGATGCCTAATTGGATCAGGTGGCTTAAGCACTACTTCGCCCCTGGCCAAGCTGTACACATAGGTTGTTGTGAAcactgtaagacccggattttcggaacaagttaatttccgactcacgcgtggaatcagtgtaagtgtgacaggagtttgatatttgagaaagattaatgaagaagaaagttcaggaattgctcgaggaatgtggcgttgtttctttcggagctagtgcgagtcgtctgcacacctgccttatggcgagcatgtccagaataggctaatttcatttttaaagcaatgtttaggcgatatttcgaattcttggaaaatttaaagattctctttatttttccttcgaccagcatttcatttcggaactctggactgtacgcacgatagtatttacttttcggatgtccgccgacgctaatttctttgcttcgaaaccttagttttgagcgaaggatgaagactttttctattcgggacatctaacgaagattccgtccgcgttgccagacttgtttcgacatttccaatctttcttctgttggaagtttggtcgtctgagcatcacagcaaaaagtagtttttcgggacagactaacttacaccgcttttggcgttttggatatcgtttttcctaaatcttagatatttgttttgagttctggaattctgacgccagaatctcttttagaattccacggtgatcgtgctgcaaaaatcgaaatcgcgaaattttcattttcccgcgatttcgcctgcctataaatagctcaaaaagcaaaaattccttcattttcttcctattgtggctgaatttcgtggtgAGCAAGGGGGGatgagattttcgcgaaaacttgaccaatcttcgcgcagttcgtccctacttctaggtatcgaggtaactaacacgattcctacctctgattgttgtttctgttgcgtttctaaagtcgtttctgtgctcacagttttgagatttttctaaaatggttcgatttcttggttgggttatgttccttacgttcccctgagtctaaaacctctgtcagtaaacgctgattgtgatccagttgtccaggatctgaaaaactgtttcaaaaccctttttgtctcacatttcgaaactttattgtcgaaaagacttaatctgacttcgtgcctttaggatttgttgtcacggatgtcatgaggatcattgctgtcaaatttgttttcagaactgataactttgaagttttgagcctttattttggaccaaaatgcccctggatagttgtttttcggcccgattgtccgaaaattgttccgacagtttctttgccttagttttaccctaaaactaccttgtgaattgatttgatcgaagaaaaagagccgaagcccttttctccttatggccgtgggctatttcctaagggggggggggagtttttcgttttcgaaaacttgtcctttcgtacccgattgtcgtattctgaagctttaatgctttgtctatcgtttatgtattgttttgcgatcgaactaatcgattttgtttggtttctgctttgttttcctccgaggttcagttgaaggaactttggaatactcagagcaattgtttgaggagaactttgtttgcgaagctggaacagctcgaggttagggcaacttgctatatttagctatgattgcatgacaggcgtcgataaattcgacttatgctttatctgatgttgtttatgatgatgatttattgttatgattgttttcataacttatgatattgatgatgtgttgaattgagcgttttgacgcaacttcggagtggaggttcattgacctggtgatctttgacatttcgggttggatgaacaaccctaggcaagtccgaatgtggggtttgagacttagccatttgttgggattcgttggaattcctagactttccccgggaaatgtattttgggtggttgatttttggaaacttagaatgatagagctttcgaaaaataaagacttgggaaacttagactttgagaaataaactcataatttgactaatttgaattgaaatcatttttattaacgtttaagcataggagaactgaaggggaaaaatatttacgaaaggcggggaaaagtcgacctttgttgtgggtttggagagttatcggaattgggaaagccactaaggtgagctatggtgatgattgaaagtcaccgagtacgttagtactcttggggagtgttgtggagccgtgttgtattgaccgacacctagtgatcttgttgtttgggctgtgttgtattgaccgacactagaccctcgtgtaatcttgttggtggagttgtgttgtattgaccgacactaactcttgggttgttttgagtttgggtcggagcagtttttgaccatcgagatttg
This is a stretch of genomic DNA from Lotus japonicus ecotype B-129 chromosome 1, LjGifu_v1.2. It encodes these proteins:
- the LOC130743987 gene encoding LRR receptor-like serine/threonine-protein kinase GSO1 yields the protein MKNGSVWDWLQGKPAKESKVKKSLDCETRLKIVVGLAQGVEYLHHDCVPNIIPRDIKSSNVLLDSKMEAHLGDFGLAKALIENYDDSNTESNSWFAGSYGYMAPEHAFSLQATEKSDVYSMGVVLMELLAVECQQVLDQT